Proteins encoded by one window of Synechococcus sp. MVIR-18-1:
- the rfbB gene encoding dTDP-glucose 4,6-dehydratase has protein sequence MSQSVTSALLPEGINRVLVTGGAGFIGSALVRRLLVESEAEVFNLDKFGYASDLTSVGEHPRHHFLKTDLVDAAATAEAVGMADPDLVMHLAAESHVDRSIDGPGAFIESNVSGTFHLLQAVRCHWEKLPDERRDHFRFHHISTDEVFGSLGTKGRFSETTPYDPRSPYSASKAASDHLVSAWHHTYGLPVVLTNCSNNYGPWQFPEKLIPVVILKAVEGDPIPLYGDGANVRDWLYVEDHVEALLLAATRGKLGESYCVGGAGDHGCPSERTNRDVVESICRLMDEFHPISSPHSHLITRVGDRPGHDRRYAIDAGKITEELGWRPRHSFEEGLEATVRWYLGHLDWCQSVRSNAGYKGERIGVSGETR, from the coding sequence ATGAGTCAATCTGTGACGTCAGCTCTCCTGCCTGAAGGGATCAATAGGGTTCTTGTTACTGGTGGAGCTGGCTTCATCGGTAGTGCGCTGGTACGGCGTTTGCTGGTTGAAAGTGAGGCTGAGGTTTTTAATCTAGACAAGTTTGGTTATGCAAGCGATCTAACGAGTGTTGGTGAGCATCCCCGTCATCATTTTTTGAAGACAGATCTTGTTGATGCTGCGGCTACCGCTGAAGCTGTTGGCATGGCGGATCCAGATCTTGTCATGCATCTAGCGGCCGAAAGCCATGTGGATCGATCAATTGATGGGCCTGGTGCCTTTATTGAAAGCAATGTGAGTGGAACATTTCATCTCTTGCAGGCGGTGCGGTGTCATTGGGAGAAGCTGCCTGATGAACGCAGGGACCATTTTCGCTTCCATCACATCAGTACCGATGAAGTATTTGGCTCCCTCGGTACTAAGGGTCGCTTTTCTGAAACAACTCCCTATGACCCTCGATCACCCTATTCAGCGAGTAAAGCTGCAAGTGATCATCTTGTGAGTGCGTGGCATCACACCTATGGCTTACCTGTCGTGCTCACAAACTGTTCGAATAATTATGGCCCTTGGCAATTCCCTGAGAAGCTGATCCCAGTTGTGATTCTCAAGGCGGTGGAAGGAGATCCGATTCCTCTATATGGAGACGGCGCCAATGTGAGGGATTGGCTTTATGTGGAAGATCATGTAGAGGCGCTGCTCTTGGCAGCGACTCGAGGAAAGCTAGGTGAGAGCTATTGCGTGGGAGGTGCTGGCGATCATGGCTGCCCCAGTGAGCGGACGAATCGAGATGTAGTTGAGTCGATCTGCAGGTTGATGGATGAGTTTCATCCGATCAGTTCTCCTCACTCACATTTGATTACCCGGGTAGGTGATCGCCCGGGCCACGATCGTCGTTACGCGATTGATGCAGGCAAGATCACAGAGGAGCTGGGATGGAGGCCGCGCCATAGTTTTGAGGAGGGATTGGAGGCAACGGTTCGCTGGTATTTAGGCCATCTTGATTGGTGTCAATCCGTGCGCAGTAATGCCGGCTATAAGGGTGAGCGAATTGGTGTTTCGGGTGAGACAAGGTAG
- a CDS encoding glycosyltransferase family 2 protein: MPETQIKRDLVLLLVSYHTPIREVDKLEACLALLPENIGFAVVVNDHRFGEPIERLSKKADCFLFNSDNPGYGVAANRLVGELKDLPNYIGILNTDLSWKPGTFNTLFRWLSLNKDVVLAVPQILNLSGEIQFLCKQNPTVLGLFSRRFIPERIKPEFLRRYDKWYVMANRNYQEPFEVDYLSGCCMLIRTDSFVKIGGFDSGFFLYLEDADITRSLAKEGRCIHLPIASVIHNWGKGNYARIGLIIVNLASAWHYFWKWGWSLW, translated from the coding sequence ATGCCTGAAACTCAAATTAAGCGCGATCTAGTACTTTTGCTTGTTTCTTATCATACTCCAATCCGTGAGGTTGACAAACTAGAGGCCTGTCTTGCTCTTTTGCCGGAAAATATTGGATTTGCAGTTGTGGTTAATGATCATCGGTTTGGAGAGCCTATTGAGCGGCTATCTAAAAAAGCTGATTGTTTCTTGTTTAATTCTGACAATCCAGGTTATGGAGTTGCTGCCAACCGACTTGTGGGTGAGTTAAAAGACTTGCCGAATTATATTGGTATTCTTAATACCGATTTGTCTTGGAAGCCTGGAACTTTTAATACCCTCTTTAGATGGCTTTCACTTAACAAAGACGTTGTGTTGGCTGTTCCGCAAATTCTAAATCTAAGTGGAGAGATTCAATTTTTATGCAAACAGAATCCGACAGTATTGGGACTCTTTAGTCGAAGATTCATTCCTGAACGTATCAAGCCTGAGTTTTTGAGACGTTATGATAAATGGTATGTAATGGCTAATAGGAATTATCAGGAACCATTTGAGGTTGATTATTTGAGTGGATGCTGTATGTTAATACGCACTGATTCGTTTGTAAAAATAGGTGGGTTTGATTCCGGCTTTTTTCTTTATCTGGAGGATGCAGACATCACTCGATCCTTGGCCAAGGAGGGACGCTGCATTCATTTGCCAATCGCATCAGTAATTCATAATTGGGGAAAAGGAAATTATGCACGGATTGGCCTCATTATTGTTAATCTAGCAAGTGCTTGGCACTATTTTTGGAAGTGGGGATGGTCCTTATGGTGA